From the Nodularia sp. NIES-3585 genome, one window contains:
- a CDS encoding DUF177 domain-containing protein, translated as MDAIFIPQLAKAPERTEEIQVQEFLPGLESLTPVRGRLRVHHQGNYLEVSGQAETIITCTCNRCLQQYNQRLTVNTKEVIWLDEAANQIEDLPLEREVVMEDLVETLSPKGYFHPSEWLYEQMCLALPQRQLCNLDCPGILSDDADGSNKPSDSRWASLEALKKQLPG; from the coding sequence ATGGACGCAATTTTTATTCCGCAGCTCGCCAAAGCCCCGGAGCGGACAGAGGAAATTCAAGTTCAAGAGTTTCTACCTGGTCTGGAAAGCTTGACACCTGTTCGCGGTCGCTTGCGGGTGCATCATCAAGGTAATTACTTGGAAGTTTCAGGTCAAGCAGAAACAATTATTACTTGTACTTGTAACCGTTGTTTGCAGCAATATAATCAACGTTTGACTGTGAATACCAAAGAAGTCATTTGGTTAGATGAAGCTGCTAATCAAATAGAGGATTTGCCTTTAGAACGGGAAGTGGTGATGGAAGATTTGGTGGAAACCCTCTCACCTAAAGGTTATTTTCATCCGAGTGAATGGTTATACGAGCAGATGTGTTTAGCATTACCTCAGCGTCAGCTTTGTAACCTCGATTGTCCGGGTATTTTGAGCGATGATGCTGATGGTTCAAACAAGCCGAGTGATAGTCGTTGGGCTTCGTTGGAAGCTTTGAAAAAGCAACTTCCGGGGTAA
- a CDS encoding R3H domain-containing nucleic acid-binding protein, protein MMLESPMQRGQQWLKTLLQLTGIPAEIKGNLEIDPPRFGDSPELDSYWLTIDQTNLTQEQIRILIGANGSVLDAIQYLANSVLNLGVTEDLQAFYTIELNGYRVKRQAEIHEMAEAAANQVRASGGEVEIKSLSSAERRQIHSFLKEFADLQTFSRGKEPHRHLVVCPAMANNGS, encoded by the coding sequence ATGATGCTTGAAAGTCCGATGCAAAGAGGGCAGCAGTGGTTAAAAACCCTGCTGCAATTAACAGGAATACCTGCGGAAATTAAGGGGAATTTAGAAATTGACCCGCCTCGATTTGGCGATTCCCCAGAACTAGATAGCTACTGGTTGACCATCGATCAAACTAATCTGACGCAAGAACAAATCCGCATTTTAATTGGCGCTAATGGTTCAGTTCTAGATGCGATTCAGTATTTAGCTAATTCGGTGCTAAACCTGGGAGTAACTGAAGATTTACAAGCTTTTTACACCATTGAGTTGAATGGCTACCGTGTCAAAAGGCAAGCGGAAATTCATGAGATGGCAGAAGCCGCAGCTAATCAAGTCCGCGCTTCTGGTGGAGAAGTAGAAATAAAATCTTTGAGTTCAGCTGAAAGGCGGCAAATCCACTCTTTCTTGAAAGAATTTGCAGATTTGCAAACCTTCAGCCGAGGTAAAGAGCCTCACCGTCATTTAGTTGTTTGTCCAGCGATGGCGAATAATGGCAGTTAA
- the yidC gene encoding membrane protein insertase YidC has translation MDFGIGFLSNNVMLPIIDFFYGIVPSYGLAIVALTLIIRFALYPLSAGSIRNMRKMRIVQPLMQKRMAEIKEKYKDNPQKQQEEMVNVQKEFGNPLAGCLPLVLQMPVLLALFATLRGSPFAGANYSVNLQIFPSEQIERIQPQAFATAPQNIYIADGERTRVTAILPAGNKLAVGEKTKLQYQTVEGRPFQALLAEHPESNLVPEWKVTKGEERVRIDAEGNIEALEPGDVTIQGSIPGLAAEKGFLFIQALGRVGAQNPDGQINWDIVSMILFFGVSLYVSQMISGQNSSGGNPQQDTVNKITPVIFSGMFLFFPLPAGVLMYMVIGNIFQTAQTYILSREPLPEGLQEIVATQEKETAAEQRTLPFEPKSSKKKTTG, from the coding sequence ATGGATTTTGGTATCGGGTTTCTTTCAAACAACGTAATGCTGCCAATCATAGACTTTTTCTATGGAATTGTGCCTAGTTACGGATTGGCGATCGTTGCCTTGACATTGATAATCCGCTTCGCGCTCTATCCCCTGAGTGCTGGTTCAATTCGTAATATGCGGAAAATGCGAATTGTACAACCTCTCATGCAGAAGCGGATGGCAGAAATTAAAGAGAAGTACAAGGATAATCCGCAAAAGCAGCAAGAGGAAATGGTCAATGTCCAAAAAGAATTTGGCAACCCATTGGCAGGATGTCTGCCCCTAGTGCTGCAAATGCCAGTATTATTAGCGCTGTTTGCCACATTGCGGGGTTCACCATTTGCCGGTGCGAACTACAGCGTTAACCTGCAAATTTTTCCCTCAGAACAAATTGAACGCATTCAACCCCAAGCTTTTGCGACTGCTCCCCAAAACATTTACATTGCTGATGGAGAACGCACTCGTGTCACAGCTATTCTCCCTGCCGGTAACAAATTAGCCGTAGGCGAAAAAACTAAGCTCCAATATCAGACTGTTGAAGGTAGACCATTTCAGGCGCTTTTAGCAGAACACCCTGAAAGTAACCTAGTTCCTGAATGGAAAGTAACTAAAGGGGAAGAGAGGGTAAGAATAGATGCTGAAGGCAACATAGAAGCCTTAGAACCAGGAGATGTGACAATTCAAGGCTCAATTCCTGGACTAGCAGCAGAAAAAGGATTTTTGTTTATTCAAGCTTTAGGTAGGGTTGGCGCTCAAAATCCTGACGGACAGATTAACTGGGATATTGTCTCAATGATTCTGTTTTTTGGAGTTAGCCTTTATGTCAGCCAAATGATTTCCGGGCAGAATTCCAGTGGTGGTAACCCACAGCAAGATACAGTTAACAAAATCACACCAGTTATATTTTCTGGAATGTTTTTGTTCTTCCCCCTACCAGCCGGGGTATTGATGTACATGGTAATTGGTAATATTTTCCAAACTGCCCAAACTTATATTCTCTCACGTGAACCTCTACCAGAGGGACTACAAGAAATCGTAGCCACCCAAGAGAAAGAAACAGCAGCAGAACAGAGAACTTTACCATTTGAGCCAAAGAGTTCTAAGAAAAAGACTACGGGTTGA
- a CDS encoding PH domain-containing protein, translating into MGIREEVYYEGGPHMGDLILNCLIGLTVVGLPLAVGAIVRALWLRFRISDRRISVTGGWRGRDRTDIIYSEVVKIVKVPRGIGFWGDMVLTLRNGSRLEMRAVPNFRETYDYINERVIAKNPLYSGAAKK; encoded by the coding sequence ATGGGCATTCGTGAAGAAGTTTATTATGAAGGTGGCCCCCACATGGGGGACTTAATTCTCAATTGCTTGATTGGACTAACTGTTGTGGGACTACCATTGGCAGTTGGAGCCATTGTGAGAGCTTTATGGCTACGCTTCCGGATCAGCGATCGCCGGATTTCTGTAACGGGAGGTTGGAGAGGACGCGATCGCACTGATATTATCTATTCAGAAGTGGTTAAAATCGTCAAAGTTCCCCGTGGCATCGGCTTTTGGGGAGATATGGTACTAACCCTCAGAAATGGTAGTCGCCTAGAAATGCGGGCTGTTCCCAACTTCCGCGAGACTTATGACTACATCAACGAAAGAGTTATAGCTAAAAACCCCCTATATAGCGGTGCTGCTAAGAAGTGA
- the rnpA gene encoding ribonuclease P protein component, with translation MALPKANRLKSRKDFQAVFREGIRRHSSHFTLRALRPSGLKKPSLDTASIAKPLPSTQFGVSISTKVSKRAVIRNRIKRQITAALHQFLPKLSPGWRVVIVVKPTAAESKCVSQQFLQELEQLLVKAEVFDGHS, from the coding sequence GTGGCTTTGCCCAAAGCGAATCGATTAAAATCTCGAAAAGATTTCCAGGCAGTTTTCCGGGAAGGAATTCGTCGTCACAGTTCTCATTTCACATTAAGAGCTTTACGACCTTCAGGTTTAAAAAAGCCTTCCTTGGATACTGCTAGCATTGCAAAACCATTGCCTAGCACACAATTTGGCGTTTCCATTAGCACCAAAGTCAGCAAAAGAGCAGTAATTCGTAACCGGATTAAACGCCAGATCACAGCGGCTTTGCATCAGTTTTTGCCAAAATTGTCTCCAGGCTGGCGGGTAGTCATCGTTGTTAAACCAACAGCAGCAGAATCTAAGTGCGTAAGCCAACAATTTCTGCAAGAATTAGAGCAGTTGTTGGTAAAAGCTGAGGTATTTGATGGGCATTCGTGA
- the rpmH gene encoding 50S ribosomal protein L34, whose amino-acid sequence MKRTLGGTCRKRKRTSGFRARMQTPTGRNVIRARRKRGRHRLSV is encoded by the coding sequence ATGAAGAGAACCCTGGGCGGCACTTGCCGTAAGAGAAAAAGAACTTCTGGTTTTCGTGCCAGGATGCAGACACCAACCGGAAGAAACGTGATCCGGGCGAGAAGAAAAAGAGGTCGTCATCGTCTGAGCGTTTAG
- a CDS encoding DUF2808 domain-containing protein — MQNLRFPGSKSKLPLRLLSALAVTSSLLAGFPIITGAQGLPGLTLFSGVKSENQLPYRLDFGGQANSWERFRLRIPAKRMNLAAAQFAVSYPNYYEGTFDTNKVEVRVRGKSVPLNEVKWNKEARLLEIFPEEPVPAGQDVELVLSNSRTPTFGGMYHFNCQILSPGDVPLLRYVGTWLLSIS, encoded by the coding sequence ATGCAAAATTTACGATTTCCAGGTTCTAAAAGCAAACTGCCTCTAAGACTGCTTTCGGCTTTAGCCGTGACTAGTTCTTTACTAGCTGGGTTTCCAATCATCACAGGAGCGCAAGGCTTACCAGGACTGACACTATTTAGCGGTGTCAAAAGCGAAAATCAGCTACCCTACAGATTAGATTTTGGGGGACAGGCTAATAGCTGGGAACGATTCAGATTAAGAATACCAGCTAAACGAATGAATTTAGCAGCAGCTCAATTTGCCGTGAGCTACCCAAATTACTACGAAGGAACTTTCGACACCAACAAGGTTGAGGTAAGAGTTAGAGGCAAAAGTGTTCCTCTGAATGAAGTGAAATGGAACAAAGAAGCTCGCTTACTGGAAATTTTTCCTGAAGAGCCAGTACCAGCCGGACAAGATGTAGAGTTAGTATTATCCAACTCGCGAACCCCGACTTTTGGGGGAATGTATCACTTTAACTGCCAAATTCTTTCTCCTGGAGATGTCCCACTACTGCGTTATGTGGGAACTTGGCTTTTAAGCATCTCTTAG
- a CDS encoding Re/Si-specific NAD(P)(+) transhydrogenase subunit alpha, giving the protein MKIAVAKEIEVCERRVALNPDTVSRLIKQGLEVSVEAGAGERSYFKDSAYEAAGATIVSDTAKLWGEADILLKVSPPQERENGGSEVELLREGAVLISFLNPLGNPEVAQKLANRQITAFSMEMIPRTTRAQSMDALSSQASLAGYKAVLIAAAALPKYFPMLTTAAGTIAPAKVFIMGAGVAGLQAIATARRLGAVVEAFDIRPAVKEEVQSLGAKFVEVKLEEETTAAGGYAKEISEASKQRTQEVVAEHVKNADVVITTAQVPGRKAPRLVTEEMVAQMKPGSVIVDLAADQGGNCACTEAGKDIVWNGVTIIGPINLPSSMPIHASQLYSKNLTSLVQLLVKDKALQIDFADDIVNAACITHAGEIRNQRVRDALAALSTQIGTH; this is encoded by the coding sequence ATGAAAATAGCGGTTGCTAAAGAAATTGAAGTTTGTGAACGACGTGTAGCATTAAACCCTGACACCGTTTCCCGATTAATTAAACAAGGTTTGGAAGTATCGGTGGAAGCAGGTGCGGGAGAGCGGTCTTATTTTAAGGATTCTGCCTACGAAGCAGCAGGAGCCACAATTGTCAGTGATACTGCTAAATTATGGGGTGAAGCAGATATTCTCTTAAAAGTTAGCCCACCGCAAGAGCGAGAAAATGGGGGTTCAGAAGTGGAATTACTCCGGGAAGGGGCGGTATTAATCAGCTTCCTCAATCCTTTGGGAAATCCTGAAGTGGCGCAAAAACTGGCAAATCGCCAAATTACAGCCTTTAGTATGGAGATGATCCCCCGGACTACCAGGGCGCAAAGTATGGATGCTTTGTCTTCCCAAGCTTCACTAGCTGGTTATAAGGCAGTATTAATCGCCGCTGCTGCATTGCCGAAGTATTTCCCCATGCTGACAACAGCTGCCGGCACTATCGCCCCAGCTAAAGTCTTTATTATGGGTGCTGGTGTGGCCGGATTGCAAGCGATCGCTACAGCCAGACGCTTGGGTGCAGTGGTAGAAGCCTTTGATATTCGTCCCGCCGTTAAAGAAGAAGTGCAAAGTCTAGGGGCAAAATTCGTCGAAGTCAAACTCGAAGAAGAAACCACCGCAGCAGGTGGTTATGCTAAAGAAATTTCTGAAGCTAGCAAACAACGGACTCAGGAAGTTGTCGCTGAACACGTAAAAAATGCCGACGTGGTGATTACCACCGCCCAAGTACCAGGGAGAAAAGCGCCACGCCTAGTGACAGAGGAAATGGTGGCACAAATGAAACCAGGTTCAGTGATTGTGGATTTAGCTGCGGATCAGGGTGGTAACTGCGCCTGTACAGAAGCTGGTAAAGATATTGTCTGGAATGGCGTAACAATTATTGGCCCCATTAATTTACCTTCATCAATGCCAATTCACGCTAGTCAGTTGTATTCTAAGAACCTGACATCCTTGGTGCAATTATTAGTTAAAGACAAAGCCTTACAAATAGACTTTGCTGACGACATTGTAAATGCGGCTTGTATTACCCACGCTGGGGAAATTCGCAATCAACGAGTGCGGGATGCGTTAGCGGCTTTGAGTACTCAGATTGGCACACATTAA
- a CDS encoding NAD(P) transhydrogenase subunit alpha, translated as MTEALLAALFVFVLASFIGFEVINKIPPTLHTPLMSGSNAISGIAVLGAIVAAGAKDTSVSVILGLIAVVLATVNVVGGFLVTDRMLQMFKKKEVKA; from the coding sequence ATGACAGAGGCATTACTTGCTGCTTTGTTTGTATTTGTTCTGGCATCTTTTATTGGCTTTGAAGTCATCAACAAAATCCCCCCGACTTTACACACGCCTTTAATGTCCGGCTCAAATGCCATTTCTGGGATTGCGGTATTAGGGGCAATTGTGGCTGCTGGTGCAAAAGATACCAGTGTGTCAGTGATTCTTGGTTTAATTGCTGTGGTACTGGCGACAGTTAACGTCGTCGGTGGTTTTCTGGTCACAGATCGAATGTTGCAAATGTTCAAGAAAAAGGAAGTTAAGGCGTGA
- a CDS encoding NAD(P)(+) transhydrogenase (Re/Si-specific) subunit beta has translation MSDFLPTGIQLTYLVAASLFILGLKKLGSPATARNGNLIAAVGMLLAIVATLLDQQVLNYQMILLGLAIGSGIGAIAAYKVQMTEMPQMVGLLNGLGGAASALIAVAEFWRLIAASAPIPLDVNISILLDVLIGGVTLTGSFIAFAKLQGLISGSPIKLPFQQPFNLLLLIGYIVGSAYLIITPDSLPIFFGVVGVSLVLGIMFVLPIGGGDMPVVISLLNSLSGIAAAAAGFVVMNNMLIIAGALVGASGLILTQIMCKAMNRSLFSVLFGAFGGAVAGGATGATGATGDQTVRSIDAEEGAMMLGYARNVVIVPGYGMAVAQAQHSVRELADQLERMGVDVKYAIHPVAGRMPGHMNVLLAEANVAYTQLYDMDDINPQLEAADVALVIGANDVVNPAARSDVNSPIYGMPILEVDRAKQTIVIKRGMSTGFAGVDNELFYKEKTTMLFGSAKDMVSKLVSEVKQL, from the coding sequence GTGAGCGATTTTCTACCAACTGGGATTCAGCTGACGTACTTAGTCGCTGCATCGTTATTTATTCTGGGTTTGAAAAAACTCGGTTCTCCAGCTACGGCGCGGAATGGTAACTTGATCGCGGCTGTGGGAATGCTGCTGGCGATTGTCGCCACACTCTTAGATCAGCAGGTGTTGAACTACCAAATGATTTTGCTGGGCTTGGCTATTGGCTCCGGAATTGGTGCGATCGCAGCTTACAAAGTCCAAATGACAGAAATGCCCCAAATGGTGGGTTTACTCAATGGTTTAGGTGGCGCAGCTTCCGCACTGATTGCAGTTGCTGAATTTTGGCGGTTAATCGCAGCTTCTGCTCCCATACCTTTAGATGTCAACATTTCCATTTTGCTGGATGTGTTAATCGGTGGTGTCACCTTAACAGGTAGTTTTATCGCCTTTGCCAAATTGCAAGGTTTAATTAGTGGTTCACCCATTAAATTACCTTTCCAGCAACCATTTAACCTCTTGCTGCTGATTGGTTACATAGTAGGCAGTGCTTATTTAATCATTACACCCGATAGCTTACCAATATTCTTTGGAGTAGTGGGAGTATCTTTAGTATTGGGTATCATGTTCGTCCTTCCCATTGGTGGGGGCGATATGCCTGTGGTAATTTCGCTGCTAAACTCCCTATCTGGGATAGCCGCCGCCGCCGCCGGTTTTGTGGTCATGAACAATATGTTGATTATCGCTGGCGCACTGGTGGGGGCTTCGGGTTTAATCCTTACCCAGATTATGTGTAAAGCCATGAATCGTTCTCTATTCAGCGTCCTATTTGGTGCGTTTGGTGGGGCGGTTGCTGGTGGTGCTACAGGCGCTACAGGCGCTACAGGCGATCAGACTGTTCGCAGCATCGATGCTGAAGAAGGCGCGATGATGTTGGGTTATGCCCGTAACGTGGTAATTGTACCCGGTTATGGTATGGCTGTTGCTCAAGCGCAGCACAGTGTCCGGGAATTGGCAGATCAGTTAGAACGCATGGGTGTTGATGTTAAGTATGCCATTCACCCTGTTGCTGGAAGAATGCCAGGACACATGAATGTGTTATTGGCTGAGGCTAATGTCGCTTATACGCAGTTGTATGACATGGATGATATCAATCCCCAATTAGAAGCTGCGGATGTAGCTTTGGTAATTGGGGCCAATGATGTGGTAAATCCGGCGGCGCGTAGTGATGTGAATAGTCCGATTTATGGTATGCCCATTTTGGAAGTAGATCGGGCAAAGCAAACAATTGTTATTAAACGCGGGATGAGTACGGGTTTTGCCGGTGTAGATAATGAATTATTCTACAAGGAGAAAACTACAATGCTCTTTGGTAGCGCTAAGGATATGGTTTCTAAGTTGGTTTCGGAAGTGAAGCAGCTTTAA
- a CDS encoding acyl-CoA desaturase — protein sequence MLSTQERKIDFLGNIPFISIHIGCILIFWVGFSWIALITCLLLWFVRMFGITAGYHRYFSHRTYKTTRSFQFILAVLGNASAQLGPLWWAAHHRHHHNYADREQDFHSPVVYGGWWSHIGWVICPQYSQTDERQIRDFAKYPELQYLNRFHMIVPIVLAIAVTVIGILLQIYIPHLQTTGLQMLIWGFCLSTVLVYHSTFTINSLAHIFGSRRFNTSDNSRNNLFLALITLGEGWHNNHHYYPASERQGFYWWEIDITHYILKLLSWMGIVWNLRTPPPKIYEQSHRLSTKH from the coding sequence ATGTTATCGACACAAGAACGCAAAATAGATTTTCTAGGTAATATTCCTTTTATATCAATTCATATTGGTTGTATATTGATTTTTTGGGTAGGTTTTAGTTGGATCGCTTTGATTACTTGTCTATTACTATGGTTTGTGCGGATGTTTGGCATCACAGCTGGATACCACCGCTACTTCTCACACCGTACTTATAAAACAACACGTTCTTTTCAGTTTATTCTTGCTGTTTTAGGTAATGCTTCCGCGCAGTTAGGTCCATTATGGTGGGCTGCACATCATCGTCATCACCACAACTATGCAGATAGAGAACAAGATTTTCATTCCCCCGTTGTTTATGGTGGCTGGTGGTCGCATATTGGTTGGGTGATTTGTCCTCAATATTCTCAGACTGATGAACGCCAAATCCGAGATTTTGCAAAATACCCAGAGTTACAGTATTTAAACCGTTTTCATATGATTGTGCCTATTGTGCTAGCAATCGCTGTAACTGTGATTGGAATATTGTTGCAGATTTACATTCCTCATTTACAAACAACTGGTTTACAAATGCTGATCTGGGGGTTTTGTTTAAGTACTGTGCTAGTTTATCACTCGACTTTTACAATTAATTCTCTCGCCCACATCTTTGGTTCTCGTCGTTTTAATACCTCAGATAATAGTCGCAATAATCTGTTTTTAGCTTTAATTACTTTAGGTGAAGGTTGGCATAATAATCATCATTATTATCCTGCGTCAGAACGTCAAGGTTTCTATTGGTGGGAGATAGATATTACTCATTATATTCTCAAGCTGTTGTCATGGATGGGAATTGTTTGGAATTTAAGAACTCCTCCCCCAAAAATTTATGAACAGTCTCATCGTCTATCTACAAAGCACTAG